A window from Moritella yayanosii encodes these proteins:
- a CDS encoding (2Fe-2S)-binding protein encodes MYVCICRGITDKQLIKSIDNGANTMKKISGELGIGSQCGKCCQCTKQILNQTLIKQAQQQPLVA; translated from the coding sequence ATGTACGTATGTATTTGTCGCGGTATTACCGATAAGCAGCTGATTAAAAGTATTGATAACGGTGCTAACACAATGAAAAAAATAAGCGGAGAGCTTGGTATCGGTAGTCAGTGTGGCAAGTGTTGCCAATGCACGAAACAGATCTTAAATCAGACCTTAATCAAACAAGCGCAACAACAGCCACTGGTTGCCTAG
- the bfr gene encoding bacterioferritin, which yields MQGNTNILMLLNKALGCKLVAINQYFLHARMYKNWGLEGLDKADYKQSILKMKQADKLINRILFLQGLPNLQDLGRLTIGEEAVEMLQLNIELELSIRVVLQNLIEECEKNNDFVSRDIATEILEEVEEQIDWIESQQYLIGHEGLDNYLQSKM from the coding sequence ATGCAAGGCAATACAAATATCCTCATGTTATTAAATAAGGCGCTAGGTTGTAAGCTGGTTGCGATCAATCAATATTTCTTACATGCCAGAATGTATAAAAATTGGGGCTTGGAGGGATTGGATAAAGCGGATTACAAGCAGTCAATTTTAAAGATGAAGCAAGCAGATAAGTTAATTAATCGTATTTTATTCTTGCAAGGGCTGCCGAATTTACAGGACTTAGGTCGTTTGACTATCGGCGAAGAGGCCGTTGAAATGTTGCAGCTGAATATTGAGCTAGAGTTGAGTATTCGCGTCGTTTTGCAAAATTTGATTGAAGAATGTGAAAAAAATAATGACTTTGTTAGTCGTGATATCGCCACTGAGATCTTAGAAGAAGTGGAAGAGCAAATTGACTGGATTGAAAGTCAGCAATATCTGATTGGTCATGAGGGGTTAGATAACTATTTACAATCTAAAATGTAA
- the bfr gene encoding bacterioferritin, producing MNGNTKVITTLNGLLHNELAAIDQYFTHSRMHQDWGLEKLYERINHEMQEEITHADALIKRILFLEGTPNLKDRRDLLIGSDVPSMLANDLVLEMEVVGALRAGIKVCEEEGDYQTREVLLPLLADTEEDHVYWLEQQLGLIKKISLSNYIQSHMGS from the coding sequence ATGAACGGTAATACCAAGGTTATCACCACCCTTAATGGATTATTGCACAATGAATTAGCGGCAATTGATCAGTATTTTACGCATTCCCGTATGCATCAGGATTGGGGATTAGAAAAATTATATGAACGTATTAACCATGAAATGCAAGAAGAGATCACCCATGCTGATGCGCTCATTAAACGTATTTTATTTCTTGAGGGAACGCCAAATTTAAAAGATCGCCGAGATTTATTAATTGGCAGTGATGTGCCGAGTATGCTAGCGAATGATTTGGTGCTGGAAATGGAAGTTGTTGGTGCTTTACGTGCCGGTATTAAAGTATGCGAAGAGGAAGGTGATTATCAAACCAGGGAAGTATTGTTGCCATTACTGGCGGATACTGAAGAAGATCATGTTTACTGGTTAGAGCAACAGTTGGGATTGATTAAGAAAATTAGTTTATCCAATTATATCCAATCACATATGGGCAGTTAA
- the tusA gene encoding sulfurtransferase TusA, which produces MNPLFSNPEHELDALGLRCPEPVMMVRKTVRKLDEGQTLLIIADDPATVRDIPSFCLFMDHTLVASQTEQLPYQYLIKKGVS; this is translated from the coding sequence ATGAATCCATTATTTTCAAATCCAGAACATGAACTAGATGCCCTTGGTTTACGCTGTCCAGAACCGGTGATGATGGTACGAAAAACAGTAAGAAAACTCGATGAAGGTCAAACGTTATTAATTATTGCTGACGATCCAGCGACAGTGCGTGATATCCCCAGCTTTTGTCTGTTTATGGATCACACCTTAGTGGCCAGCCAAACAGAGCAACTGCCGTATCAATATCTGATTAAAAAAGGCGTAAGCTAG
- the glyQ gene encoding glycine--tRNA ligase subunit alpha gives MSKYNVKTFQGLILALQDYWARQGCAIVQPFDMEVGAGTSHPMTFLRSLGPEPMAFAYVQPSRRPTDGRYGENPNRLQHYYQFQVVLKPSPANIQELYLDSLKEVGLDPLVHDIRFVEDNWENPTLGAWGLGWEIWLNGMEVSQFTYFQAVGGIECKPVTGEITYGLERLAMYIQEVDSVYDLVWTDGPLGTVTYGDIFHQNEVEQSTYNFEHANVDFLFTLFDESEKEAQKLLDLEVPLPLPAYERILDAGHAFNMLDARHAISVTERQRYILRIRTLSKGVAQAYYASREALGFPLCNKEK, from the coding sequence ATGTCAAAATATAATGTTAAAACTTTTCAAGGGCTGATCCTAGCGCTGCAGGATTACTGGGCTCGCCAAGGTTGTGCGATTGTACAACCATTCGATATGGAAGTAGGTGCAGGCACCTCTCACCCAATGACGTTTTTACGTTCATTAGGGCCAGAACCTATGGCATTTGCTTACGTTCAACCATCACGTCGTCCTACCGATGGCCGTTATGGTGAAAACCCAAACCGTTTACAACACTACTATCAGTTTCAAGTAGTGCTTAAACCATCGCCAGCAAACATCCAAGAATTGTATTTGGATTCACTGAAAGAAGTGGGTCTTGATCCATTAGTTCACGATATTCGCTTCGTTGAAGATAATTGGGAAAACCCAACATTGGGAGCCTGGGGTCTGGGTTGGGAAATCTGGCTAAACGGTATGGAAGTATCGCAGTTTACCTACTTCCAAGCAGTTGGTGGTATTGAGTGTAAGCCGGTTACCGGTGAAATCACTTATGGGCTTGAACGTCTTGCGATGTATATCCAAGAAGTAGACAGCGTCTATGACCTAGTATGGACTGATGGTCCACTGGGTACCGTTACATACGGTGACATTTTCCACCAAAATGAAGTTGAACAGTCAACTTACAACTTCGAACATGCCAATGTTGATTTCCTATTTACTCTCTTTGATGAAAGTGAAAAAGAAGCGCAAAAGCTGCTAGATTTAGAAGTGCCGCTACCACTACCAGCATACGAACGCATTCTTGATGCTGGCCACGCATTTAATATGCTAGATGCGCGCCATGCAATCTCAGTGACTGAACGTCAACGTTATATTCTACGTATCCGCACCCTTTCTAAAGGTGTTGCACAAGCGTATTACGCATCTCGTGAAGCGTTAGGCTTCCCGTTATGCAACAAAGAAAAATAG
- the glyS gene encoding glycine--tRNA ligase subunit beta — MATENLLIEIGTEELPPKSLRTLAEAFAANFQAELKKADLEFSEVSWMAAPRRLALTVTALADSQADKVIEKRGPAVSVAFDADGNATKAAQGWARGNGITVEQAGRIKTDKGEWLLHKSEVKGKATQVLVADMVATALAKLPVSKPMRWGSSPIQFIRPVHTVTMLFGDEALAGEILGIKAARTIRGHRFLGKGDFELPHADNYVDLLEDHGMVMVDYARRKEVIRQQVIAAAEEHGGVAEIDDALLEEVTSLVEWPVTLVGNFEERYLDVPAEALIYTMKDNQKYFPMLSKDGVLLPKFIFVSNIISKDVRQVIEGNEKVVRPRLADAEFFFNTDKKRTLESRLADLETVIFQKQLGTLKEKSQRISALAAAIAGKISANTEHAQRAGLLAKADLMSNMVVEFPDVQGVMGMHYARHDGEAEEVAIALNEQYMPRYAGDRLPESLVACSVALADKLDTLVGIFGIGQIPKGDKDPFALRRAAIGTLRIIIEKDLPLDLVDLVDTAKVLFGDKLSNQNVSTDVVAFILGRFPAWYKDAGISVDVIQAVLARRPTKPADFDKRVKAVNHFRGLDAAATLAAANKRVGNILAKFEGELNTTVDTSLLQEDAEKALAAAVEAKVELLTPLFAAGDYQQALTELSELRDVVDTFFDNVMVMADDEALKINRLTLLNTLRNQFLNVADISLLQK; from the coding sequence ATGGCAACTGAAAATTTATTAATCGAGATTGGTACTGAAGAATTACCACCAAAATCGTTACGCACATTAGCAGAAGCGTTTGCTGCAAACTTCCAAGCGGAACTAAAAAAAGCCGATTTAGAATTTTCGGAAGTGAGCTGGATGGCAGCACCTCGCCGTTTAGCGTTAACAGTAACAGCACTTGCAGACTCTCAAGCGGATAAAGTAATCGAAAAACGCGGTCCTGCGGTTTCTGTGGCATTTGATGCCGACGGTAATGCAACGAAAGCGGCGCAAGGTTGGGCTCGTGGTAATGGTATTACTGTTGAGCAAGCAGGTCGCATTAAAACCGACAAAGGCGAATGGCTACTGCATAAATCTGAAGTTAAAGGTAAAGCAACACAAGTGCTTGTCGCAGACATGGTCGCAACAGCATTAGCTAAACTACCCGTAAGCAAGCCGATGCGTTGGGGTAGCAGCCCTATTCAATTCATCCGCCCAGTGCATACAGTAACGATGTTATTTGGTGATGAAGCGCTTGCAGGTGAGATCTTAGGTATTAAAGCGGCACGTACTATTCGTGGACACCGTTTCCTCGGCAAAGGTGATTTTGAATTACCACACGCTGATAACTACGTTGATCTACTTGAAGATCACGGCATGGTAATGGTTGATTACGCACGCCGTAAAGAGGTAATTCGTCAGCAAGTTATTGCCGCTGCAGAAGAACACGGCGGTGTTGCTGAAATCGACGACGCCCTACTTGAAGAAGTCACGTCGTTAGTCGAATGGCCAGTAACATTAGTCGGTAACTTTGAAGAACGTTACCTAGACGTACCAGCAGAAGCCCTTATCTACACAATGAAGGACAACCAAAAGTATTTCCCTATGCTCAGTAAAGACGGTGTACTGTTACCTAAATTTATCTTTGTTTCTAACATCATCAGTAAAGATGTGAGACAAGTAATTGAAGGTAACGAAAAAGTTGTACGCCCTCGCCTAGCGGATGCTGAATTCTTCTTTAATACAGATAAGAAACGTACATTAGAAAGTCGTCTTGCTGATCTAGAAACGGTTATATTCCAAAAACAGCTGGGTACGTTAAAAGAAAAATCACAACGTATTTCAGCTCTAGCCGCTGCGATTGCAGGTAAAATTTCGGCCAATACTGAACACGCACAACGCGCAGGTCTACTGGCTAAAGCTGACTTAATGTCAAACATGGTGGTAGAATTCCCTGACGTGCAAGGTGTGATGGGCATGCACTATGCACGTCACGACGGTGAAGCAGAAGAAGTCGCAATCGCACTTAACGAGCAATACATGCCGCGTTATGCGGGTGATCGCCTACCTGAATCATTAGTTGCTTGTTCGGTAGCACTTGCTGATAAACTCGATACACTGGTTGGTATCTTCGGTATTGGTCAGATCCCTAAAGGGGATAAAGACCCGTTTGCACTGCGTCGTGCTGCGATTGGTACATTGCGTATCATTATCGAAAAAGATTTGCCTTTAGATCTTGTTGATTTAGTGGATACCGCAAAAGTATTATTCGGTGACAAACTATCAAACCAAAATGTATCAACGGATGTGGTTGCATTTATACTTGGTCGTTTCCCTGCATGGTATAAAGATGCCGGTATCAGCGTTGATGTCATTCAAGCAGTACTTGCGCGTCGCCCAACTAAACCCGCAGATTTTGATAAGCGTGTGAAAGCAGTAAATCACTTCCGTGGTTTAGATGCTGCAGCAACATTAGCGGCAGCGAACAAACGTGTTGGTAATATCCTGGCTAAATTTGAAGGTGAACTAAATACAACGGTCGATACATCTCTGCTGCAAGAAGATGCAGAAAAAGCATTAGCCGCTGCTGTGGAAGCGAAAGTTGAATTACTCACGCCATTATTTGCCGCGGGTGATTATCAACAAGCACTAACAGAGTTATCTGAATTACGCGATGTTGTCGATACATTCTTCGACAACGTGATGGTCATGGCTGATGATGAAGCGCTTAAGATTAACCGTTTAACATTGCTCAATACACTGCGTAACCAATTCTTAAATGTAGCGGATATTTCTCTATTACAGAAGTAA
- a CDS encoding vWA domain-containing protein, translating to MAHSHNHSPAIRQLVDDALFDITARDRVTSDIKLAYIDDWKQQIMSLLADMPLPAGLSNEIHLCETARLLSPSNFRNKVEGILSKIKAESAFYNTGLTIYQQNRSMPDNVFFAVFLDSWQQAIELLLYQEQSRLIEEKREQLLIELAEREETIEQLEDVLDSDLLCNGERLWDLAKGKLTHLDTQLLQRYAVNLRKNKDVKKIASELGRMALAHINPEETPNSYETWVLDNSYQDNVPDDMQGVTYSDEISRMLQTEAVNLTFPELEIIFYKRYIERHLLTYQYQGALQQYKKVTQYHDITDADEQTGGPFIICVDSSTSMQGFPELTAKSICYALLQIAFEQRRQCYLMMFSNEVITFPVTQSTSLSTMLTFLSSSFRGGTDLQPVIEKSLELMSSAQYKNADTIVISDFIAQKLPTHVADKVRAIKAQKNRYHAISLSSQGNPELMKIFDHVWRYSAGLTGRLKKVK from the coding sequence ATGGCTCATTCTCATAATCACAGTCCCGCAATTCGACAATTAGTTGATGATGCCTTGTTCGATATTACCGCCCGTGATCGCGTCACCAGTGATATTAAGCTGGCGTACATTGATGATTGGAAGCAGCAGATCATGAGCTTATTAGCGGATATGCCATTACCTGCTGGTTTGAGCAATGAAATTCATTTATGTGAAACAGCTCGTTTATTGAGTCCGAGCAACTTTAGAAATAAAGTTGAAGGTATTTTAAGTAAGATAAAAGCCGAATCGGCATTTTATAATACCGGCTTAACTATCTATCAGCAAAACAGAAGCATGCCGGATAATGTGTTCTTTGCGGTATTTTTAGATAGTTGGCAGCAAGCCATTGAGTTACTGCTTTATCAAGAACAAAGCCGTTTAATTGAAGAGAAACGAGAACAGTTACTGATTGAGTTAGCCGAACGTGAAGAAACCATTGAGCAGCTAGAAGATGTGCTTGATAGTGATCTGCTGTGCAATGGCGAGCGTTTATGGGATCTGGCGAAAGGTAAGTTGACCCATTTAGATACCCAATTACTGCAACGTTATGCGGTTAATTTACGTAAGAACAAAGACGTTAAAAAAATTGCCTCTGAGCTTGGACGCATGGCACTGGCGCACATTAATCCGGAAGAAACGCCAAACAGTTATGAAACTTGGGTATTGGATAATAGCTATCAAGATAATGTGCCAGATGATATGCAAGGCGTGACTTACAGTGATGAGATCTCACGAATGTTGCAAACCGAAGCGGTTAACTTAACGTTTCCTGAGTTAGAAATCATCTTTTATAAACGTTATATTGAGCGTCATTTATTAACTTATCAGTATCAAGGTGCACTGCAACAGTATAAAAAAGTAACCCAGTATCATGATATTACCGATGCTGATGAGCAAACGGGCGGGCCTTTTATTATTTGTGTAGATAGCTCAACATCGATGCAAGGTTTTCCTGAACTCACGGCTAAATCGATTTGTTATGCGTTATTACAGATCGCATTTGAACAACGGCGTCAATGCTACTTGATGATGTTCTCGAATGAGGTGATCACGTTTCCGGTTACCCAAAGCACCAGTCTATCAACCATGCTGACGTTCTTGTCATCCAGCTTTCGTGGTGGCACCGACTTGCAACCTGTCATTGAAAAATCACTGGAGTTGATGAGTTCGGCACAATATAAAAATGCTGATACCATCGTTATTTCTGATTTTATAGCGCAGAAATTACCAACCCATGTGGCTGATAAAGTACGTGCAATTAAAGCGCAAAAAAATCGCTATCATGCTATTTCATTATCATCACAAGGTAATCCAGAGTTAATGAAAATATTTGATCACGTTTGGCGTTATTCAGCCGGGCTAACAGGGCGGTTGAAGAAAGTGAAATAG
- a CDS encoding AAA family ATPase has product MQRNLLSERIETLIDHLSYGIYERRDAIRLCLLAALSGESVFLLGPPGIAKSLIAKRMSEIFEAESYFEYLMTRFSTPEEIFGPLSIKALKDEGKYVRLTQGYLPEAEVVFLDEIWKAGPAILNTLLTVINERTFHNGIEHQKVPMRVLVSASNELPSADSGLEALYDRMLLRLYLEPIQDKRNFKAMLIQKPLRQVNDKIVKVSNEEFELWQHEINEVRLSEHCFEIIYELKLFLEQRNTSGEMIASSVYVSDRRWKKSMRLLQACAYFNGRDEVTETDLFVLKDCIWHDLESRDVIIEATHQFASKRFCDQDEVNSALTSIKNRLIKLDTEFIDRFATRLTADVLLTKLRYKLDREFVRTSSLNGIPGLCKIALLGEYDVLEQGSQETAKWVHVGLDDFQKQIRRGSCLVKGYVNDHRNDVWLNFSVDANQHLQIQNFANKSIPVAVIVSDAALNIDENWLQPLAKIDNEITAIADKLKKSQHEFSLTNHNIFVSEDFMEDVASSLGSLSLELNNLVQRKASLLNRLNAIAHLFEQG; this is encoded by the coding sequence ATGCAAAGAAATTTGTTATCAGAACGTATTGAAACACTAATAGATCATCTTTCTTATGGTATTTATGAACGTCGAGATGCCATAAGATTATGTTTATTAGCAGCCCTGAGTGGTGAGAGTGTATTTTTATTAGGCCCGCCTGGGATTGCCAAAAGCTTGATCGCGAAACGTATGAGTGAAATTTTTGAAGCTGAAAGTTACTTCGAATATTTAATGACACGTTTTTCAACACCGGAAGAGATCTTTGGTCCGCTATCAATTAAAGCACTGAAAGATGAAGGTAAATATGTACGTCTCACACAAGGTTATTTGCCTGAAGCGGAAGTCGTATTCCTGGATGAAATCTGGAAAGCGGGACCGGCGATCTTAAATACTTTATTAACGGTGATCAATGAGCGTACCTTCCATAATGGTATCGAGCATCAGAAAGTACCAATGCGCGTTCTCGTTTCGGCATCAAATGAATTACCAAGTGCCGATTCCGGTTTAGAAGCCTTGTATGATCGTATGTTACTCCGTTTATATTTAGAGCCGATTCAAGATAAGCGTAATTTTAAAGCCATGTTAATTCAGAAGCCATTACGTCAAGTAAACGATAAGATCGTGAAAGTGAGTAATGAAGAGTTTGAACTCTGGCAGCATGAGATTAATGAAGTACGTCTGAGTGAGCATTGTTTTGAGATTATCTACGAGCTTAAATTATTTTTAGAACAACGTAATACCAGCGGCGAGATGATTGCATCGTCGGTGTATGTATCTGATCGACGTTGGAAAAAATCAATGCGTCTGTTGCAAGCCTGTGCTTATTTTAATGGTCGTGATGAAGTAACCGAAACCGATCTATTTGTGCTTAAAGATTGTATTTGGCATGATCTGGAATCGCGTGATGTTATTATCGAAGCAACGCACCAATTTGCGAGTAAGCGTTTTTGTGATCAAGATGAAGTTAACTCAGCATTAACAAGTATCAAGAATCGGTTGATTAAACTCGATACTGAGTTTATTGATCGCTTTGCCACTCGCTTAACCGCTGATGTGTTATTGACTAAATTACGGTATAAATTAGATCGTGAGTTCGTTCGCACCTCGAGCCTGAATGGTATCCCAGGTTTATGTAAGATAGCCTTACTTGGCGAGTACGATGTATTAGAGCAGGGCTCACAAGAAACGGCAAAATGGGTGCATGTTGGACTGGATGATTTTCAAAAACAGATCCGCAGAGGTTCTTGTTTAGTGAAAGGCTACGTGAATGATCATCGTAATGATGTGTGGCTAAACTTTTCTGTGGATGCGAATCAGCATTTACAGATCCAAAACTTTGCCAATAAGAGTATTCCTGTTGCTGTAATTGTCTCTGATGCCGCATTGAATATTGATGAGAACTGGTTACAACCTTTAGCTAAAATTGATAACGAGATCACGGCAATTGCGGATAAATTGAAAAAAAGCCAGCACGAGTTTAGCTTAACTAATCATAATATTTTTGTCAGTGAGGATTTTATGGAGGATGTGGCAAGCAGTCTTGGCTCTTTATCATTAGAGTTAAATAACTTAGTGCAACGCAAAGCATCGCTATTAAACCGTTTGAATGCCATTGCGCATTTGTTTGAACAAGGCTAA
- a CDS encoding valine--pyruvate transaminase, which yields MEFSLFGQRFTKFSGITQLMHDLNEGIRSGDDVIMLGGGNPAQIPEMLARFSSEAQQLLSSGDLVTAMSNYDGPRGNNRFTTALATLLNKTYDWELTDKNIALTNGSQNAFFYLFNLFAGDFAGNKKKKVLFPLAPEYIGYTDTALSDDFFETVKPKIELLDDGLFKYHVDFDNLHITDDIGLICVSRPTNPTGNVLTDEEMQRLDTLARQHNIPLLIDNAYGTPFPNIIFEPVEPIYNDNTILCMSLSKLGLPGTRCGIVIGNEEVISAISNLSGIINLAPGSLGPMLAQNLVESGDIISLSEDVIKPYYYAKAQQAVTWLQDSITDARFRIHKPEGAIFLWLWFKDLPISSQELYERLKTRGVLIVSGHHFFPGLDEEWRHTDECIRMNYSQPDDAVQRGIKIIAEEVQKAYAEMVVISTATA from the coding sequence ATGGAATTCTCATTGTTTGGTCAAAGATTTACTAAATTCTCAGGCATCACGCAGCTAATGCATGATCTAAATGAAGGCATCCGCAGCGGTGATGATGTCATCATGCTTGGTGGTGGTAACCCTGCTCAGATCCCTGAGATGCTGGCGCGCTTTAGCAGTGAAGCACAACAACTATTAAGCAGTGGCGATCTGGTTACAGCAATGTCCAACTACGATGGTCCACGAGGAAATAACCGTTTCACCACAGCACTTGCTACATTATTAAATAAAACTTACGACTGGGAATTAACCGATAAAAACATCGCCCTGACCAATGGCAGCCAAAATGCCTTCTTCTACCTATTCAACTTATTCGCCGGTGACTTTGCTGGCAATAAGAAAAAGAAAGTATTGTTCCCGTTAGCGCCGGAATACATAGGTTATACCGACACGGCACTGAGCGATGATTTTTTTGAGACGGTGAAGCCTAAGATTGAATTACTTGATGATGGTTTATTTAAGTACCATGTTGATTTCGACAACCTGCATATTACCGACGATATTGGTTTAATCTGCGTATCGCGTCCCACTAACCCAACCGGTAATGTATTAACGGATGAAGAAATGCAGCGCCTTGATACGCTCGCCAGACAACATAACATTCCACTGCTGATAGATAACGCTTACGGCACACCGTTTCCAAATATTATATTTGAACCAGTAGAACCCATTTACAACGACAATACTATCTTATGCATGAGTCTTTCAAAACTCGGCTTACCCGGTACCCGGTGTGGTATCGTGATTGGTAATGAAGAAGTGATTTCCGCTATCTCGAACTTAAGCGGTATTATTAACTTAGCACCCGGTAGCTTAGGGCCAATGCTGGCACAAAACCTGGTTGAATCTGGTGACATCATTAGCTTAAGTGAAGACGTGATCAAACCTTACTATTATGCCAAAGCACAGCAAGCCGTGACTTGGTTACAAGACAGTATTACCGATGCACGCTTCCGCATTCATAAACCGGAAGGCGCAATCTTCTTGTGGTTATGGTTCAAAGACCTACCGATCAGCAGCCAAGAACTATATGAGCGTTTAAAAACACGTGGCGTTCTCATCGTATCGGGTCATCATTTCTTCCCAGGTTTAGATGAAGAATGGCGTCATACCGATGAATGTATCCGCATGAATTATTCGCAACCCGATGATGCGGTACAACGTGGGATAAAAATCATTGCCGAAGAAGTACAAAAAGCTTACGCTGAAATGGTCGTAATAAGTACAGCGACCGCTTAA